In Podospora pseudoanserina strain CBS 124.78 chromosome 5, whole genome shotgun sequence, a single window of DNA contains:
- a CDS encoding hypothetical protein (EggNog:ENOG503NWFP; BUSCO:EOG092627XA; COG:O), whose amino-acid sequence MDTDDEFMSTVSSEDDMLPDDSDNDISGDDDFGFDDEPDPDLGIQQDIGQNKRAPYDVSFRVYEPQDIQQQQDVLIDEVNMILNISKEESAILLRHFRWNKERLLEQYMDHREKALEAAGLSQTTSGPPKLEVIPGFCCDICCEDEEGLQSFALKCGHRFCVDCYRHYLGQKIREEGEAARIQCPAEGCNIIIDARSLDLLVTAELTERYHKLLNRTYVEDKETLKWCPAPDCQNAIECGIKKKDLTRIVPTVACSCSHRFCFGCILNDHQPAPCELVKKWLKKCADDSETANWISANTKECPKCNSTIEKNGGCNHMTCRKCKHEFCWMCMGLWSEHGTSWYNCNRFEEKSGTDARDAQAKSRVSLERYLHYYNRYANHEQSARLDKDLFAKTEKKMVQLQKESGMSWIEVQYLSAASMALQTCRQTLMWTYAFAFYLARNNLTTIFEDNQKDLELAVESLSEMFEKPVTELADSRLKVDIMDKTSYCNKRRIILLDDTARNLSEGKWIFNVEFSNPTPISGPSSRK is encoded by the exons atgGACACTGACGACGAGTTCATGTCTACTGTCTCTAGTGAGGATGATATGCTCCCGGATGACAGCGACAATGACAtctctggtgatgatg ACTTCGGATTCGACGACGAGCCAGATCCGGATCTCGGCATCCAGCAAGACATAGGCCAGAATAAGAGAGCGCCTTACGATGTCAGCTTCAGGGTATACGAGCCGCAGGAcatacaacaacagcaagacgTTCTAATCGACGAAGTAAACATGATTTTAAACATCTCAAAAGAGGAATCAGCAATTCTATTGCGGCACTTCAGGTGGAACAAAGAGCGTCTCTTGGAGCAGTACATGGACCACCGGGAGAAGGCTCTTGAGGCTGCTGGTCTCTCCCAAACGACATCGGGTCCACCAAAGCTGGAAGTGATACCCGGGTTCTGCTGCGATATCTGCtgtgaggatgaggaaggccTACAATCGTTTGCCTTGAAGTGCGGCCACCGCTTCTGCGTCGACTGTTACCGCCATTATCTGGGTCAAAAGATCcgagaggaaggcgaggcTGCGCGCATCCAGTGTCCTGCCGAGGGTTGtaacatcatcatcgatgCTAGATCATTGGACCTGCTCGTAACCGCCGAGCTGACGGAACGATACCACAAACTGCTCAACCGCACCTATGTCGAAGACAAGGAAACGCTGAAGTGGTGTCCCGCCCCTGACTGCCAGAACGCCATCGAGTGTggcatcaagaagaaggacctgACAAGGATCGTGCCCACGGTCGCTTGCTCGTGCAGCCATCGGTTTTGCTTTGGGTGCATCCTGAACGATCACCAACCTGCCCCTTGCGAGTTGGTAAAGAAGTGGCTCAAGAAATGTGCCGATGACAGCGAGACGGCGAATTGGATTTCggccaacaccaaggagTGTCCCAAATGCAATAGCACCATCGAAAAAAACGGAGGTTGCAACCACATGACGTGTCGTAAGTGCAAGCATGAGTTTTGTTGGATGTGCATGGGTCTGTGGTCGGAGCATGGGACGAGCTGGTACAATTGCAACAGGTTTGAGGAAAAGAGCGGGACGGATGCCCGTGATGCCCAGGCCAAATCCAGGGTCTCTCTGGAGCGTTATCTCCATTACTACAACCGCTACGCCAACCACGAACAGTCTGCCCGCCTGGACAAGGACCTTTTTGCGaagacggagaagaagatggttcAGCTGCAAAAGGAATCGGGCATGTCGTGGATCGAGGTTCAATATCTCAGCGCAGCCTCGATGGCACTGCAGACCTGCCGACAGACGCTCATGTGGACGTACGCTTTTGCCTTTTATCTTGCCAGGAACAACTTGACAACGATTTTTGAGGACAATCAAAAGGACTTGGAGTTGGCGGTCGAGTCTCTTTCCGAGATGTTTGAGAAGCCCGTAACTGAGCTTGCGGATAGCAGGCTCAAGGTGGACATCATGGACAAGACATCCTACTGCAACAAGCGGCGGATCATCTTGCTTGACGACACAGCCCGGAATTTGTCAGAAG GGAAATGGATCTTCAATGTGGAATTCAGCAATCCGACGCCAATCAGCGGGCCAAGCTCCCGTAAGTAG
- a CDS encoding hypothetical protein (COG:H; EggNog:ENOG503NXV8), with product MPSTALRMKTLRAYAKYGQNYGALFTRAFSLTPRRYEINKIYPSAAEAIKDMKPNSTLLCGGFGLCGVPDTLINEVHNRPDLTGLTAVSNNAGTDTSGLGKLLKTKQVKKMIASYIGENKTFEKMYLTGEIELELTPQGTLAERCAAGGKGIPAFYTPAAFGTVVQTGELPLRNKPDGTPDEFSYPKDVKVFNGKSYLLEHAIAGDVAFVKAYKADRLGNCQFRLAANNFNGAMGRNAKMTIVEAENIVEPGEIAPEAVHLPGIYVQRVVQSTAEKGIEKYTWAKDPNEEADPKAAAALGSGETRAKREMIVKRAAKEFKNGMYANLGIGMPMLAPGFVGEDVEVMLQSENGILGLGPYPRKGEEDADLINAGKETVTLRPGASVFGSEESFGMIRAGRINLTILGAMQVSASGDLANWMLPGKVKGFGGAMDLVSNPEKTKVVVTMEHTDKKGNPKIVKQCAFPLTGKACVSRIITELGVFDVDFAHGLTLIEIAPGVTVEEIKAKTEAPFHVAEDLKPML from the exons ATGCCTTCCACCGCTCTGCGCATGAAGACCCTCAGGGCCTACGCCAAATATGGCCAGAAC TACGGCGCCCTCTTCACCCgcgccttctccctcaccccccgcCGCTACGAGATCAACAAGATCTACCCCTCAGCCGCCGAAGCAATCAAGGACATGAAGCCCAACTCGACCCTCCTCTGCGGCGGCTTCGGCCTCTGCGGCGTCCCCGACACCCTCATCAACGAAGTCCACAACCGCCCCGACCTCACCGGCCTCACCGCCGTCTCCAACAATGCCGGCACCGACACCTCGGGTCTcggcaagctcctcaagaCGAAGCAAGTCAAAAAGATGATCGCCTCGTACATTGGCGAGAACAAGACGTTTGAAAAGATGTACCTCACCGGCGAGATCGAGCTCGAGCTCACACCCCAGGGCACCCTCGCCGAGCGTTGCGCCGCCGGCGGGAAGGGTATCCCCGCCTTTTACACCCCCGCTGCTTTTGGCACGGTGGTTCAGACGGGTGAGTTGCCTCTGAGGAACAAACCCGACGGCACACCGGATGAGTTTTCTTATCCGAAGGACGTGAAGGTTTTTAACGGCAAGAGCTACTTGCTTGAGCATGCGATTGCGGGTGATGTTGCTTTTGTCAAGGCGTACAAGGCGGACAGGCTGGGGAACTGCCAGTTTAGGCTGGCGGCTAACAACTTCAACGGGGCGATGGGGAGGAACGCAAAGATGACGATTGTGGAGGCGGAGAATATTGTTGAGCCGGGGGAGATTGCGCCTGAGGCGGTGCATTTGCCTGGGATTTATGTCCAGAGGGTGGTTCAGTCTACTGCGGAGAAGGGGATTGAGAAGTACACGTGGGCCAAGGACCCCAACGAGGAGGCTGAccccaaggctgctgctgcgttgGGTAGCGGTGAGacgagggcgaagagggagatgattgTTAAGAGAGCTGCCAAGGAGTTCAAGAATGGCATGTATGCCAACCTTGGTATTGGCATGCCTATGCTTGCTCCGGGTTttgtgggtgaggatgtggaggttATGCTCCAGAGCGAGAATGGtattcttggtcttggcccTTACCCACgaaagggcgaggaggacgccgatCTTATCAACGCCGGCAAGGAGACTGTCACCCTCCGCCCCGGCGCCTCTGTGTTCGGCTCTGAGGAGTCTTTCGGTATGATCAGAGCTGGCCGTATCAACCTCACCATTCTTGGTGCTATGCAGGTCAGCGCCAGCGGTGACCTAGCCAACTGGATGTTGCccggcaaggtcaagggCTTCGGTGGTGCCATGGACTTGGTTTCCAACCCCGAGAAGACCAAGGTCGTCGTCACCATGGAGCACACCGACAAGAAGGGCAACCCTAAGATTGTCAAGCAGTGCGCCTTCCCCTTGACCGGCAAGGCTTGCGTCAGCCGTATCATCACTGAGCTT GGTGTCTTCGACGTCGACTTCGCCCAcggcctcaccctcatcgAGATCGCCCCCGGTGTCACCGTCGAGGAGATTAAGGCCAAGACCGAGGCACCCTTCCACGTTGCCGAAGACCTCAAGCCCATGCTCTAA